The genome window ACCCGTTGTACACCAATGAACCAATAGATAATTGAACTAAATAAATGATACTAAAAAAAGCTACCGTATTAATTGTTGATGATGACCCCGATGTGCTTACAGCGGTTAAATTGCTGCTCAAAACTGAGGCACAGGAAATTATTACAGAAAAAAATCCGGAAAACCTTAACTGGCTGTTGCAGCGGAACCAGGTTGATTTGGTGTTATTGGATATGAATTTCAACAGCGCCATTAATACCGGTAACGAAGGATTATACTGGTTGCGTAAAATAAAGGAATGGAAGCCTGCTGTTTGCGTTATTATGATAACCGCTTATGGCGATATCGACCTTGCAGTACGGTCTTTAAAAGAAGGCGCCAATGACTTTATTGTTAAACCATGGCATAACGAAAAGCTGATTGACACCATCAAGGATCTGCTTGATAAAAAAGAAGGGGTAAAAACCGTTAAATCATCAGCAAAAAGCACCGCCGGTGATACATCAATTTTAGGTGACTCGGATGTGATGCAGGACATCTTTTATAAGGTTAATAAAATAGCCCCTACTGATGCCAATATATTGTTACTGGGCGAAAATGGTACAGGTAAGGATTTGATGGCTAAGGCTATCCATGAGCGGTCACTACGGGCCGACAAGCCTTTTATTAAAGTGGATGTAGGCGCGCTGACGGATACTTTATTTGAAAGCGAACTTTTCGGGCATAAAAAGGGTGCCTACACTGATGCCCGCGAAGACAGGACGGGCAGGTTTGAGGATGCGCAGGGCGGAACGTTGTTTTTGGATGAAATTGGGAACATTTCGCTACAACAGCAGGCCAAGTTGTTAACCGTGCTGCAAAACCGGCAGGTTACCAGGTTGGGAACCAACAAAGCAGTTGATATTGACATCAGGCTGATCTGCGCAACTAACCTTCCTTTATCTGAACTGGCTAACGAGACCCGTTTCAGAAAAGATTTGATCTATCGCATTAATACCGTTGAGATTAACATGCCGCCATTGCGCAAACGCAATGACGATATTATTGTACTTGCCCGGCACTTCGCCAAACTTTATGCCGGTAAGTACCTGAAACCTGCCATGGATTTTGATGCGGCAGCTATGCAGAAATTAAAATCATACAATTACCCCGGTAACGTCAGGGAACTTCAATATACCATTGAGCGCGCCGTAATTATGGCGGATGACCAGCTGTTGAAACCTGATGACCTGATATTTTCTATATTGGAAACCCCGGGCGAAACAGTGGTTGATGATGATAACATCCCGTTAAGCACGCTTGAAAAAAACGCCATTTTGCGCGTTATTGATAAGCACAATGGTAATATAACACGTGCAGCAAAAGAATTGGGTTTAACCCGTACGGCGCTGTATCGCAGACTTAGCAAATATGATATTTAACCGTTACGAATGGCGGCTGGTGCTCCGAGTTATAGTTATGTTTATAACCCTTACTGTAACCTCGGTGCTGGTAACAAGCGGGCAACCATTATTTTTGGTGATAACCCTGCCGCTTTGTGTTTACGAAGTAGTTGATTTGATAAAATTCCAGAAAAAGGCACAGGACGAGGTTAGCCAGTTTGTTGAGTCTATCCATTACCGGGATTTTTCACGCCATTTTGATGTTCGTAAAGCGCCAAACGAACTGAAGCCGCTGCGTAAAGGTTTTAATGATATTAACACAACATTTAAACTCATCAGCCGCGAACGGGAAACCCAGTACCATTACCTGCAAAAGATCCTCGAACTGGTTGATACGGGGATAATTTCTTACGAACAGGAAAGCGGCGAAACTGGCTGGATCAATGAAGCTTTTAAAAACCTGATCGGTGTTCCCTATCTTAAAACCATTCATTCACTTGAAAAACGCGAGGAGGTTTTATACGCTGAAATAGTTAAACTTAAACCCGGCGACAGCAAAATATTAACGATCACCCGCAACCAGCAACTGGTGAAAATTTTGGTTACAGCCAGTGTAATGCGCAGTGAGGAGAAAATTTATAAACTGATTGCTTTTCAAAACGTTAGCGAAGCGTTGGATGAAACAGAATCAAAAGCCTGGCAGAAACTGCTGAATGTAATGACACACGAGATCATGAATTCAGTAGCGCCAATATCGTCACTGGCCGATACGCTGAAAAACCGTTTACAAAGCCCTGAAATAGCCAACAGCCCTGTAAGCAGCCAACTGGAAGATCTTGAGCTGGGTATTGATACCATTAAACGACGAAGCGAAGGGTTACTTAAATTTACAGAAAGCTACCGGAGCCTGAACAAGATAACCAAGCTTGATCTGACCAAGATCATGGTTAGGAATCTTTTTGAGTCGTTAAACCGGTTGATGCGCCCCACGCTTGAAAAGAAACATATTGAACTGGAAATCATATTACGGGATCCAGCCCTATCGATAGAAGCCGACTTGAACCTGCTTGAACAGGTACTGATCAACTTGCTGGTAAATGCCATTGAAGCTGTAAAAGACAGGGAACAGCCGTTACTAACGCTTTCAGCCGAACTGCTGGGAAATGGTAAAACGTTAGTGAAAGTTGCTGACAATGGCCTGGGCATGCCACCCGAACTACTGGACAAAATATTCATCCCGTTTTTTAGCACCCGTAAAACCGGCAGCGGAATTGGATTGAGCCTATGCAAACAGATCATGCTTTTACATAAGGGAAACATCCAGGTACAATCAACTGACGGGTTGGGGTCTACATTTATATTGCAGTTTAATCCGTAGCGTTTTACTAATCTTCTTTGTCATAAAATGAAAGTATCTAAAAGAATCTTAGCTATTTCAGGCAGTCTTCGTCAGGGCTCATCCAATTATAATATCCTTCGATTATTTGAAAAGTTAGCACCGGGCAATATTGAATATTTTATTTACGACCAGCTTGTACAAATACCACCTTTTGATCCCAGTTTTGACAATGAATCAGCAGCAGGCGCGGTTTTTGAACTGCGTAATTTAATTGAAAAAGCGGATGGGATTATCATCTGCACACCGGAATATGCTTTCGGCATACCAGGCCAGCTCAAAAATGCTTTGGACTGGACGGTATCAAGCGGATCATTTTCAGGTAAGCCCACAGCCCTAATTACGGCCTCAACAGGAGGAGAAAATGCCCATCCCGCGTTGTTAAAGGTTTTGGGCGCTTTAGATGCGGATCTTTCAGAAAGTACCACCCTGCTTATCTCTTTCATTCGTTCAAAAATGGATGCTTCAGGAAACATCACTGACGCTGAGACAGCAGAAAAATTAAATGCGGTATTTGAAGCGCTTTTACTGCGTATTAAATAAATTAACATTCTTCATTAAACCTTGTTCAGGAATAAAAGTCTTCAATTCCAGTTTTCCTTCAAATTTCCATTGTATTTTTCCATCAATTAAGGTAACTATTAACGATTATTGTTTGAGAGCTAATTAAATATTAACCCAGAAAAGAATGAAATTTATTACTACGATAGTAACAGGATGCCTGGTATTTGTTTTGTGCAGCAGCGAAAACAAAAAACCCTCAAAAAACACGCAAGCCTTTGTTAATAATTATGAAAATGTACTGGGCACATCTCTGCAGGTCAAGGTATTTAGTTCGTCGGCAGGAAACGCAGCAATCGCTGAAACCACCGCTATGAATGAGATAGACCGCTTAGATAAAATACTTAGCGGATATAATCAACAAAGCGAATTTAGCAGATGGATGAAAACTACGGGAAAGCCGGTGGTTGTTTCACCCGAATTATTTGAGGTATTAAGCCTGTTTGATGAATGGCGTACGCGAACCGATGGCGCTTTGGATGCTTCGGCAGAGGTAATTGGTAAGTTGTGGAAAGTGTCTGCCAGTCATAACCAAATTCCAACAAAAGCAGAAATAGAACAAGCTGTTGCTTTGGTGAAGCAAACGCATTACAAACTGAATGCTGTTAACCATACCGCCGAAAGATTGGACAACGCACCTTTAATGCTCAATTCTTTTGCAAAAAGTTTTATCATTAACAAGGCCTGTGATGCTGCGGTATCTTCGGGAAAAATAGACGCTATTGTATTGAACATTGGTGGAGATATCGTGATAAAAGGTGATCATAAGGAACAGGTACAAATTAGCGACCCCAAAGCCGATGCAGAAAACGAGGCACCGATATCAACGGTAACGCTTAATGACAAAGCGATTGCCACAAGCGGAAACTACCGTCGCGGCGAAATGATCGATGGAAAATGGTATTCGCATATTGTTGATCCGCGCACGGGTATGCCGGCTGACAACGTGATCAGCTCTACCGTTGTTGCGCCTAATGCAACTGATGCAGGAGCGCTTGCCACTGCATTCTCTGTTCTTACTCCATCGGAAAGTGCCAGGCTTGCGTCTGCCGTTCCCGGTACCGAATATCTTATCATCACCCGCAGCGGTGAACGCATTGAAAGCAAAGGCTGGAAAAATATAGAAACAAAGTCTGCGGATAAAGATGAGTCAAATAACAATAATCTGGTGTCAGCTGGTTCCACATGGGATCCGAATTATGAATTACTTATAAACCTTGAATTGGCCGAAATACAGGGCTTTAGGGTACATCGTCCGTATGTAGCTGTTTGGGTAGTTGATAAAAACAAGAAACCTGTGCGCAGCATTGCATTATGGTTTAATAAAACACGTTACCTTGATGATATGCATGCCTGGTACGATACTTATTACCAAACATTTATGGCAGAAAATAACAATATCAGTTCCACCTCCAGTGCAACCCGCTCTCCCGGAAAATACACACTAAAATGGGACGGTAAAGATGACAAGGGTAAATTAGTTAGCCAGGGAACTTACACCATCTTTATTGAGGCTGCGCGCGAACATGGCACCTACCAGTTAATGCAACAAGAAATGGATTTTAAAGGAAAGCCAAAGCAGGTTAATTTAAATGGGAACACCGAGATAGCTGCTGCGTCATTGGATTACCGTAAAAAACAATAAATGACGGAGCAAACAACCAATAGCAGCGCTCCCGACAAAAGGAGAGCAACAAAACACAATAAGAACGGGTGGAAAAAGC of Mucilaginibacter xinganensis contains these proteins:
- a CDS encoding NADPH-dependent FMN reductase is translated as MKVSKRILAISGSLRQGSSNYNILRLFEKLAPGNIEYFIYDQLVQIPPFDPSFDNESAAGAVFELRNLIEKADGIIICTPEYAFGIPGQLKNALDWTVSSGSFSGKPTALITASTGGENAHPALLKVLGALDADLSESTTLLISFIRSKMDASGNITDAETAEKLNAVFEALLLRIK
- a CDS encoding sigma-54-dependent transcriptional regulator, with translation MILKKATVLIVDDDPDVLTAVKLLLKTEAQEIITEKNPENLNWLLQRNQVDLVLLDMNFNSAINTGNEGLYWLRKIKEWKPAVCVIMITAYGDIDLAVRSLKEGANDFIVKPWHNEKLIDTIKDLLDKKEGVKTVKSSAKSTAGDTSILGDSDVMQDIFYKVNKIAPTDANILLLGENGTGKDLMAKAIHERSLRADKPFIKVDVGALTDTLFESELFGHKKGAYTDAREDRTGRFEDAQGGTLFLDEIGNISLQQQAKLLTVLQNRQVTRLGTNKAVDIDIRLICATNLPLSELANETRFRKDLIYRINTVEINMPPLRKRNDDIIVLARHFAKLYAGKYLKPAMDFDAAAMQKLKSYNYPGNVRELQYTIERAVIMADDQLLKPDDLIFSILETPGETVVDDDNIPLSTLEKNAILRVIDKHNGNITRAAKELGLTRTALYRRLSKYDI
- a CDS encoding DUF2271 domain-containing protein — protein: MKFITTIVTGCLVFVLCSSENKKPSKNTQAFVNNYENVLGTSLQVKVFSSSAGNAAIAETTAMNEIDRLDKILSGYNQQSEFSRWMKTTGKPVVVSPELFEVLSLFDEWRTRTDGALDASAEVIGKLWKVSASHNQIPTKAEIEQAVALVKQTHYKLNAVNHTAERLDNAPLMLNSFAKSFIINKACDAAVSSGKIDAIVLNIGGDIVIKGDHKEQVQISDPKADAENEAPISTVTLNDKAIATSGNYRRGEMIDGKWYSHIVDPRTGMPADNVISSTVVAPNATDAGALATAFSVLTPSESARLASAVPGTEYLIITRSGERIESKGWKNIETKSADKDESNNNNLVSAGSTWDPNYELLINLELAEIQGFRVHRPYVAVWVVDKNKKPVRSIALWFNKTRYLDDMHAWYDTYYQTFMAENNNISSTSSATRSPGKYTLKWDGKDDKGKLVSQGTYTIFIEAAREHGTYQLMQQEMDFKGKPKQVNLNGNTEIAAASLDYRKKQ
- a CDS encoding sensor histidine kinase, translated to MIFNRYEWRLVLRVIVMFITLTVTSVLVTSGQPLFLVITLPLCVYEVVDLIKFQKKAQDEVSQFVESIHYRDFSRHFDVRKAPNELKPLRKGFNDINTTFKLISRERETQYHYLQKILELVDTGIISYEQESGETGWINEAFKNLIGVPYLKTIHSLEKREEVLYAEIVKLKPGDSKILTITRNQQLVKILVTASVMRSEEKIYKLIAFQNVSEALDETESKAWQKLLNVMTHEIMNSVAPISSLADTLKNRLQSPEIANSPVSSQLEDLELGIDTIKRRSEGLLKFTESYRSLNKITKLDLTKIMVRNLFESLNRLMRPTLEKKHIELEIILRDPALSIEADLNLLEQVLINLLVNAIEAVKDREQPLLTLSAELLGNGKTLVKVADNGLGMPPELLDKIFIPFFSTRKTGSGIGLSLCKQIMLLHKGNIQVQSTDGLGSTFILQFNP